One window of the Ammospiza caudacuta isolate bAmmCau1 chromosome 9, bAmmCau1.pri, whole genome shotgun sequence genome contains the following:
- the LOC131561607 gene encoding LOW QUALITY PROTEIN: zona pellucida sperm-binding protein 4-like (The sequence of the model RefSeq protein was modified relative to this genomic sequence to represent the inferred CDS: inserted 2 bases in 2 codons; deleted 1 base in 1 codon): MGRSNQISYVSQLWEELRKSLQLTLPPGWEGNASFVLTTWDTEGKAHALQNDSGCGLLVSGTPEGSXEISVSYAGCYVFEWDHNYLILVGLEGIDAAGQKVLHEETLLRCPMDLPALDAPSSSVCLAVPSQDWLPCVSLPISQGDCEARGCCYDPRDRMKPCYFGNTVTAHCAPDGQFSIAVSQDVTLPPVALGSVQLASGHSTGCVPVLINNAFVVYQFPLSACGTTFQMNADQAIYENELVASRDVKTGSLGSVTRYSIFRLYVRCTYLISGSSIPLSPQVFTLXAVSQPGPLSLELHVASDGSYTSYYIDSDYLVVKTLRDPVYAEVKILQRTDPDLILVLHHCWATPSTNPQQRQQWPILVDGCPYAGDNYQTQLMPPSFTSGLLLPSHYQRFTLYTFTFVDSTSHEKLSGLVYLHCSASVCHQSVKESCIPSCPSRVRGKRSAEPPFQEGPSHVSSKGPVIFLQHELRQDAAKDGLAGKKALSSTEMGVALLKHWYRVKDNLEVSSSVHWPCVHCLFSNATGVSLRTPAASKEQTCFFAKAKEDL, from the exons ATGGGGAGAAGCAACCAGATTTCCTAtgtgtcccagctgtgggaAGAACTCAGG AAAAGCTTACAGCTCACCTTAccaccaggctgggaagggaatgctTCATTTGTACTGACTACATGGG ATACTGAAGGGAAGGCACATGCTCTGCAGAATGACTCTGGCTGTGGGCTCTTGGTATCTGGGACTCCAGAAGGCT AGGAAATATCGGTCTCTTATGCAGGCTGTTATGTCTTTGAGTGG GATCACAATTACCTTATACTGGTTGGGCTTGAAGGAATAGATGCTGCTGGGCAAAAGGTTCTTCATGAAGAGACTCTGCTCAGGTGCCCTATGGACCTTCCTG CCCTGGATGCTCCAAGCAGCAGTGTCTGtctggctgttcccagccaggacTGGCTGCCATGTGTCTCCCTGCCCATCAGCCAGGGAGACTGTGAAGCACGAGGCTGCTGCTATGACCCCAGAGACAGGATGAAGCCTTGCTACTTTGGTAACACAG TGACAGCTCATTGCGCACCAGATGGCCAGTTTTCCATTGCTGTTTCTCAGGATGTCACCCTGCCACCTGTTGCCCTGGGCTCAGTGCAACTGGCCAGTGGACACAGTactggctgtgtccctgtcctaATAAACAATGCCTTTGTTGTGTACCAGTTTCCACTCTCTGCCTGTGGCACTACTTTTCAG ATGAATGCAGACCAGGCCATATATGAGAATGAGTTGGTG GCAAGCAGGGATGTGAAGACTGGGAGCCTTGGCTCTGTCACTAGATATAGCATTTTCAG GTTATATGTCCGATGTACTTATCTCATCAGTGGGAGCTCCATTCCCTTGAGTCCTCAGGTCTTCACAT tggctgtgtcccagccaggTCCTCTGTCTTTGGAGCTGCATGTTGCCTCAG ATGGAAGCTATACTTCCTACTATATTGACAGTGACTATCTTGTTGTGAAGACTCTGAGAGATCCTGTTTATGCAGAGGTCAAGATCCTTCAGAGGACAGACCCAGACCTGATTTTAGTTCTGCACCACTGCTGGGCCACACCAAGCACCAACCCCCAGCAACGGCAGCAGTGGCCAATTTTGGTGGATGG GTGCCCTTATGCAGGTGACAACTATCAGACACAGCTGATGCCTCCAAGTTTCACCTCAGGACTACTTTTGCCCTCTCATTATCAGCGTTTCACTCTCTACACGTTCACCTTTGTGGACTCTACTTCCCACGAGAAACTCTCTGGACTG GTGTACCTGCACTGCAGTGCTTCCGTGTGCCACCAGTCTGTAAAGGAGTCCTGCATCCCCTCTTGTCCTTCCAGAGTCA GGGGTAAAAGGAGTGCTGAGCCTCCTTTTCAGGAAGGTCCTTCCCATGTCTCCAGTAAAGGCCCTGTGATTTTCCTCCAGCATGAGCTAAGACAGGATGCAGCCAAGGATGGCCTTG CTGGCAAgaaggctctgagcagcactgagatGGGAGTTGCTCTTCTGAAGCACTGGTACAGGGTGAAAGACAACCTGGAGGTTTCCTCCTCTGTTCACTGGCCCTGTGTTCACTGCCTGTTCTCCAATGCCACTGGGGT ATCTTTGAGAACACCAGCTGCTTCCAAAGAGCAAACGTGCTTCTTTGCCAAAGCTAAAGAAGACCTTTAA
- the LOC131561524 gene encoding cytochrome P450 2C9-like, which yields MELLGGATVVLLVCIACLLSFAAWKGRSGKGKMPPGPAPLPILGNLLQVKPSNLAKTLQKLSEEYGPLFTVHLGSDPVVVLHGYDVVKEALVDRADEFASRGHMPIGDRANNGLGIIFSNNELWLQVRRFSLTTLRNFGMGKRSIEERIQEESDYLLEEINKTKGRAFDPTFMLSCSVSNVICSVVFGKRYDYKDKKFLALMDNMNNIFEMMNSFWGQLYQMFSNIMDYLPGPHNNIFREFDALKAFVAEEVKLHQASLDPNSPQDFIDCFLSKMQEEKDRPNSSFHMKNLITSAFDLFIAGTETTSTTVRYGLLLLLKYPKIQEKIQEEIDQVVGRSRKPGVADRSQMPYTDAVVHEIQRFISLVPLALPHTVTKDTSFRDYVIPKGTTIFPVLTSVLHNSKAFPNPHEFNPEHFLNKNGSFKKSEFFMPFSAGKRICPGEGLARMEIFLLIATILQNFTLKSVVNPQELNITPTLSGTSNVPPAYQLCAVPR from the exons ATGGAGCTCCTGGGAGGAGCCACTGTTGTCCTCCTGGTTTGCATTGCCTGCCTGCTCTCCTTTGCAGCATGGAAAGGAAGGTCTGGGAAGGGGAAGATGCCTCCAGGACCAGCTCCCCTTCCCATTCTAGGCaacctgctgcaggtgaaaccAAGTAACTTGGCCAAAACCCTCCAGAAG CTCAGTGAAGAGTATGGACCCCTGTTCACAGTGCACCTGGGCTCTGACCCAGTGGTGGTGCTGCATGGATACGATGTGGTGAAAGAAGCCTTGGTCGATCGCGCAGACGAGTTTGCTTCCAGGGGACACATGCCAATTGGAGACAGGGCTAACAATGGATTAG GGATTATTTTTAGCAACAATGAGCTATGGTTACAAGTCCGACGGTTTTCTCTCACCACTCTGCGCAACTTTGGAATGGGGAAGAGGAGCATTGAAGAGAGGATACAGGAGGAATCTGACTACTTGCTTGAAGAGATCAACAAAACAAAGG GAAGAGCTTTTGACCCAACCTTCATGCTGAGCTGTTCTGTCTCCAATGTCATATGCTCCGTTGTCTTTGGGAAACGATATGATTATAAAGACAAGAAGTTCCTAGCTCTGATGGACAACATGAACAACATCTTTGAGATGATGAACTCCTTCTGGGGACAG ctctACCAGATGTTCTCAAATATCATGGATTACCTGCCTGGCCCACACAACAATATATTTCGAGAATTTGATGCTCTAAAAGCCTTTGTAGCAGAGGAGGTAAAGTTGCACCAAGCCTCCCTAGATCCCAACTCCCCTCAGGATTTCATCGATTGTTTCCTCAGCAAAATGCAGGAG GAGAAAGATCGTCCCAATTCCAGTTTCCACATGAAGAACCTGATAACAAGTGCTTTCGACTTGTTCATTGCTGGAACTGAGACAACAAGCACCACTGTACGATATGGACTTCTGCTTCTTCTCAAATATCCAAAGATACAAG AGAAAATTCAAGAAGAGATTGACCAGGTAGTAGGACGATCAAGAAAACCCGGTGTGGCTGACCGGTCCCAGATGCCCTACACAGATGCCGTGGTCCATGAAATCCAGCGCTTCATCTCTCTTGTCCCCCTGGCTCTCCCTCACACTGTGACCAAAGACACCAGCTTCAGAGACTACGTCATTCCTAAG GGCACTACAATTTTTCCAGTCCTCACTTCTGTCCTCCACAACAGTAAAGCGTTTCCAAACCCACATGAGTTCAATCCTGAACATTTCTTGAATAAGAATGGCAGCTTTAAGAAGAGTGAATTCTTCATGCCCTTCTCAGCAG GAAAACGAATATGCCCAGGAGAGGGCCTGGCACGAATGGAGATATTCTTACTCATAGCCACCATCTTGCAGAACTTTACTTTGAAGTCTGTTGTCAACCCCCAGGAGCTCAACATTACCCCGACTCTGAGTGGGACAAGCAATGTACCTCCTGCCtaccagctctgtgctgtccccCGCTGA